From the Sphingobium sp. RAC03 genome, the window CAGCTCCACCCCCTGCCCTGTGGGCTGATTGATATTGCGGACCGCGTCCTGCGGACGGCGGCGGTTCTGCTTGGCGATATTCTGGCCCTTCACGCCGCCACGGGCACGATGAGTCAGGACGATCGCGCCGATCATGGCGACCAGCAGGACGAGACCCGCCGCTTCGAACAGGAAGATATAGCGCGTGTAGAGCAACGTCCCCACCGCCTTGATGTTCGACATGTCAGGGTCGGTCGGCGCGGCGCGCTGCGCCAGCTCGATCGGACCCGCGCTCCACAAGCCAATACCCAGCACGATCTCCGCCAGCAGCACCAGGGCAATCAGCAGGCCGAAGGGCAGATAGCTGACGAACCCGGCGCGCAATTCGGCAAAGTCGATGTCGAGCATCATGACCACGAACAGGAACAGTACCGCGACCGCGCCGACATACACAATGACGAGCAGCATCGCGATGAACTCGGCACCGATCAGGATCATCAGACCCGCCGCGTTGAAAAACGCCAGGATCAGCCACAGCACCGAATGGACCGGATTGCGCGACAGGATGGTGAGCGCGCCGCTGCACACCACCAAAATGGCGAACAGGTAAAAGGCAAGCACGTGAATCACTGGATCAATATCCCCTTAGGCCGCGCGGCTTAACGATAGGGTGCGTCGGCGGCAAGGTTCGCGGCGATCGCCCGTTCCCACTTGTCACCATTTTCAAGAAGCTTGCCCTTGTCGTAGATCAGCTCCTCGCGGGTTTCGGTCGCGAATTCGAAATTCGGGCCTTCGACGACCGCGTCCACCGGGCAGGCTTCCTGGCAGAAACCGCAATAGATGCACTTGGTCATGTCGATGTCGTAGCGGGTGGTGCGGCGGCTGCCATCATCGCGCGGCTGCGCTTCGATGGTGA encodes:
- a CDS encoding NADH-quinone oxidoreductase subunit J → MIHVLAFYLFAILVVCSGALTILSRNPVHSVLWLILAFFNAAGLMILIGAEFIAMLLVIVYVGAVAVLFLFVVMMLDIDFAELRAGFVSYLPFGLLIALVLLAEIVLGIGLWSAGPIELAQRAAPTDPDMSNIKAVGTLLYTRYIFLFEAAGLVLLVAMIGAIVLTHRARGGVKGQNIAKQNRRRPQDAVRNINQPTGQGVEL
- the nuoI gene encoding NADH-quinone oxidoreductase subunit NuoI, with the translated sequence MSLGYYVKSFTLWEFVKAHALTLKYFFKPKATINYPYEKNPISPRFRGEHALRRYPNGEERCIACKLCEAVCPAQAITIEAQPRDDGSRRTTRYDIDMTKCIYCGFCQEACPVDAVVEGPNFEFATETREELIYDKGKLLENGDKWERAIAANLAADAPYR